The Microcoleus sp. AS-A8 DNA window GAACAGGCAGCTTGGGAGACGGTTCACCAACAGTATGAAGAAGATGAAAATGGTGTCTGGTCGAAGCAAAAAGCGACCGTTTAGCTAAACCTAAATAAAATATTTAGCCTCCGGAAGCCGCTTTCTGGAGGTTTATACTATTTTCGGTGCTTGGAGGAGTAACAATGAAGAAATATCTCTGTACCGTTTGCGGCTACGTCTATGACCCGGAAGAAGGCGACCCGGATAGTGATATTGCACCGGGAACCGCTTTTGAAGATATCCCTGAAGATTGGGTCTGTCCTGTGTGTGGTGTAACGAAAGAAGACTTTGAAGAGTATGAAGAGTAGAAAACGTTCGTTTTTATTGGTACTTTATTAACTTTGCAACCTTTACGAATTATAGTCATCGGGGGTGGTGCGGCGGGTTTTTTTGGTGCAGTGACCTGTGCGTCTGCCCATCCCCACGCCCAAGTTACTTTACTAGAAGCTGGGCGTCAGCCTTTATCTAAGGTTCGGATTTCGGGTGGGGGACGCTGCAACGTCACTCATGCCTGCTTTGACCCAGCGATTTTGGTGCAAAATTACCCCAGAGGCAGCAAAGCGTTGCGGGGGGCTTTTACGCGATTTCACGCGAAGGATACCGTTGCTTGGTTCGAGTCTCAGGGTGTGAAGCTGAAAACCGAGTCCGATGGACGGATGTTTCCCGTCACAGATAATTCAGAAACCATTGTGAATTGTTTGATGAATGCCGCTGAGGATGCTGGAGTCCGGTTTCGCATGGGTACACCAGTGAAGTCAATTGAACCACAACATTCTCGACTCTCAGGAGAAAATAAGGATAGCAACCCTACCCCATGGGCGTTTGAGGTTGAATTAAAAACGGGTGAGATTTTAAGGTGCGATCGCATCCTCCTCGCCACGGGTAGCAATCCCCAAGGTTACGCGATCGCTCAAGCGTTAGGTCACACAATTGTATCCCCTGTTCCTTCTCTGTTTACCTTCAATATTCCTGACCGCCGCTTGCAGGATTTAGCAGGGGTAAGTGTGAGTAATGCTCATTTACGATTACCGGAAGCGGGTAAAACCTTAAAAGAGCAAACAGGGCCATTGTTAATTACTCACTGGGGGTTAAGTGGCCCTGCGGTTCTCAAGCTTTCTGCTTGGGGTGCTCGATTTTTACATCAGCATCATTACCAAACTCCTTTACTCGTCAATTGGCTTCCTCAGTACAACGAAGAAAGTCTGCGTCAAATGCTATTGGCCGTTAAGTCTCAGTTGCCGCGACGCCAAATCACGACTAGTTGTCCTGTGCCTATCCCTAAGCGTTTGTGGGAGAGTTTAGTGGCTAGTGTTGGTATTGGTGCAGAAGAACGTTGGGCGGAAGTCTCGAAAAAAGCGCTCAACCAACTCATTCAAGAACTGATTCAAGGACAGTATTGGATTAAAGGAAAGGGGATTTTTAAAGAGGAGTTTGTTACCTGTGGCGGGGTAAGTTTAAAAGAAGTGGACTT harbors:
- a CDS encoding rubredoxin, which codes for MKKYLCTVCGYVYDPEEGDPDSDIAPGTAFEDIPEDWVCPVCGVTKEDFEEYEE
- a CDS encoding NAD(P)/FAD-dependent oxidoreductase yields the protein MQPLRIIVIGGGAAGFFGAVTCASAHPHAQVTLLEAGRQPLSKVRISGGGRCNVTHACFDPAILVQNYPRGSKALRGAFTRFHAKDTVAWFESQGVKLKTESDGRMFPVTDNSETIVNCLMNAAEDAGVRFRMGTPVKSIEPQHSRLSGENKDSNPTPWAFEVELKTGEILRCDRILLATGSNPQGYAIAQALGHTIVSPVPSLFTFNIPDRRLQDLAGVSVSNAHLRLPEAGKTLKEQTGPLLITHWGLSGPAVLKLSAWGARFLHQHHYQTPLLVNWLPQYNEESLRQMLLAVKSQLPRRQITTSCPVPIPKRLWESLVASVGIGAEERWAEVSKKALNQLIQELIQGQYWIKGKGIFKEEFVTCGGVSLKEVDFKTMESRLVPGLYFAGEILDIDGVTGGFNFQSAWTTGWLAGQAMGQNQD